The Plasmodium knowlesi strain H genome assembly, chromosome: 5 genome has a window encoding:
- a CDS encoding SICAvar, type I (fragment): DDINSVVKDELTQLLEKITNEGKWNEVDSYCKGDIGSTSKDTKGEKTAKQKACKLFALGLKHISDINNSNNKSHEIPLKQTMMCAALNLYADQLIKKSKEQCPLDGTKLGQAITHAFGKSKDIMGNGKSSCNNGVSSCFECTRHSPFPDCQIGKDKIEGNMTQLLNNEDQINTNSNNNQEKTLEKINKIETFCTQVQCAIKQHYRNKIINGQSGVTTTPKWDDINHDAEGVLTELLEQMTEGQTKGNLAKYCNDNDAKWNTLRNKEKQTNRAACLLFASGLKHIYGRGSGPKLGHVKGPSFGQTMGCLFLKEYAKQLKEMALKQKDYKVHPLCSVDKGIDHAFEKSKNIMNDTPPCNKNVNKDCFECKWNENDYDDCKIGTEEVKPKVEPMLKGDPKNKNLMDETLANTLCPILPMDFLTPFLPLAPVSIGLSAMAYYLWKYFGPLGKGGSRFRRSPTEIPGSSVQEQVLDHVEEAGPHEYQLMKERKPRSAPTRTKRSGRVNRRTIIEIHFEVLDECQKGDTQLAQKDFLELLVQEFMGSEFMEEEQVPKELVPMEGVPIELVPIEEVPSLGSGLMV, from the exons GATGACATAAACAGTGTCGTTAAGGATGAATTAACGCAACTTctagaaaaaattacgaatgAAGGGAAATGGAATGAGGTTGATTCATACTGCAAAGGCGACATTGGTTCGACGTCAAAGGACaccaagggagaaaaaactgcaaagcaaaaagcttgtaagctttttgctttaggtttaaaacacatttctgatATTAACAACAGCAACAACAAAAGTCATGAGATACCACttaaacaaactatgatgtgcgcagcacttaatctttatgctgatcaattaataaaaaaatcaaaagaaCAATGTCCTCTCGATGGAACTAAATTGGGACAGGCAATAACCCACGCTTTTGGTAAAAGTAAAGACATTATGGGGAATGGAAAATCTTCATGCAATAATGGTGTTAgttcttgttttgaatgcacgAGGCATAGCCCTTTCCCCGATTGCCAAATTGGCAAAGACAAAATAGAGGGGAATATGACCCAACTCCTCAACAACGAAGACCAAATCAACACCAACTCCAACAACAACCAGGAAAAAACactagagaaaataaataaaatcgaaactttctgtactcaagtccaatgtgcCATTAAACAACACTACagaaacaaaataataaatggaCAGTCAGGTGTAACGACCACACCTAAGTGG gATGACATAAACCATGACGCCGAAGGTGTACTAACGGAACTTCTAGAACAAATGACGGAAGGTCAGACTAAAGGGAATCTTGCCAAATATTGCAATGACAACGACGCTAAATGGAATACTTTACgcaataaagaaaaacaaacaaatagagcagcttgtttactttttgcttcagggttaaagcacatttatggccGCGGCAGCGGCCCTAAGTTGGGCCATGttaagggcccatcgtttggacaaacgatgggttgtttatttcttaaagaatatgcaaaacaattaaaagaaatggcattaaaacaaaaagattataaggtacatcctctttgtagCGTAGATAAGGGCATAGATCACGCTTtcgaaaaaagtaaaaacattATGAATGACACACCTCCATGCAACAAGAATGTTAATAAAGACTGCTTCGAATGCAAATGGAATGAGAACGATTATGAtgattgcaaaattggcacaGAAGAAGTAAAGCCCAAAGTGGAACCAATGCTCAAGGGCGATCCAAAGAACAAAAACCTAATGGATGAAACACTAGCGAATACActttgtcccatccttccTATGGAttttcttaccccttttcttcctttggctcctgtctctattggcctttctgctatggcttattacctttggaag tattttggtcctcttggtaaaggaggatcacgtttcagaagatctcctactgaaattcctggttcatcagtacaggaacaagtcctcgatcatgtggaagaagctggtccacatgaatatcaattgatgaaggaacgaaaacctcgttctgctccaacaagaacaaaacgttctggtcgcgtgaatcgtcgaacgattattgaaattcattttgaagtgttggacgaatgtcaaaaaggggacacacaattggctcagaaggattttctggaacttttggttcaagagttcatgggatcggaatttatggaagaagaacaggttcctaaggaacttgttcctatggaaggtgttcctatagaacttgttcctattgaagaggttccaagtttaggttccgggcttatggtttag
- a CDS encoding SICAvar, type I (fragment), with amino-acid sequence STFWKSGGEVATLWEELSKAMKTNGGTDTNGNPCGTMDDGTTGTGGSRQATDPERKACNYLHAGLTKLYNPTSSTTTSSSSSGPLSLNDKNPLLRQTVGCLLLHSYAKKMKSEAKCLVESGISKAFKDAGSCNGSSGKEPCVPCQWKEDIFTTCSITTTGTGTETADEKLKGVQPQINETSSTTTKENINLTPSLCDQLQCAVPKWFDNQNNKQVSFTSSTTTNMTW; translated from the coding sequence AGCACATTTTGGAAGAGTGGCGGCGAAGTCGCCACATTATGGGAAGAACTATCCAAGGCAATGAAGACAAATGGGGGTACAGACACTAATGGAAATCCATGTGGGACAATGGATGATGGCACCACTGGCACTGGTGGCAGTAGACAGGCTACTGACCCAGaaaggaaggcatgcaattatttgcatgccggatTAACTAAACTGTACAATCCGACGTCTTCGACGACGAcgtcgtcgtcgtcgtcaGGACCCCTCAGCTTGAATGACAAGAACCCACTGTtgagacaaacagtgggttgtttattacttcattcttatgcaaagaaaatgaaaagcgaAGCTAAATGTTTAGTGGAATCAGGTATAAGTAAGGCTTTTAAGGATGCAGGTAGTTGCAATGGTTCCAGTGGCAAGGAACCTTGTGTTCCTTGCCAATGGAAAGAAGACATCTTTACCACTTGCTCAATTACAACTACTGGCACCGGAACGGAGACTGCAGATGAGAAGTTAAAAGGAGTACAACCCCAAATTAACGAAACCTCATCTACCACCACCAAGGAGAACATAAACCTAACCCCATCTTTATGTGAccaactccaatgtgctgTACCCAAATGGTTCGACAACCAAAACAACAAACAAGTGAGCTTTACTAGTAGTACCACTACTAACatgacttgg
- a CDS encoding SICAvar, type I (fragment) — FEKLKQLTMDGTSYPILSKHTSLKETVGCLLLHSYAKKMQGLSKCVIDSGLKKAFKVGANGLLGNCNLDEKLDDCSVTIGSATTKVQDKVNSILTSEENNIDFITEHMNEMTSLCQKLQCAVPNWFQKHSKGSSNTGNTKKTWCDFWDTTIKEELKKMFAAIKTNGGNSPNGVCTTFGDENPDSVERKACNHITAGLDYIKGIKDSGNGNPLLDRAVGCIALNLYADKIIELTKTNCPIDESKIKEMFTQWNASKNSCLNSANNNDCFQCKREDTYKSCHLSVADALVETSQQKCTSNTDRNEVQTELNKFLIENQDPSQSKSISQVKETLSTINDMSKSFCSRMQCAAKQYYANKKNSVQPKPPLSW, encoded by the exons TTTGAAAAACTGAAGCAACTTACAATGGATGGAACTTCCTACCCAATTTTATCCAAACATACATCTTTGAAAGAAACAGTGGGCTGTTTAttacttcattcttatgcaaaaaaaatgcaaggtCTATCCAAATGTGTCATTGATTCAGGTTTAAAGAAAGCTTTTAAGGTTGGTGCTAATGGTCTTCTTGGTAATTGCAATTTGGATGAAAAATTGGATGACTGCAGCGTGACAATTGGCAGTGCCACTACCAAGGTACAGGATAAAGTGAATTCAATACTCACGTCAGAAGAGAACAACATAGACTTCATCACTGAGCACATGAATGAAATGACGTCTTTATGTCAGAAGCTCCAATGTGCCGTACCAAATTGGTTTCAAAAACACAGTAAAGGTAGCAGTAATACTGGTAATACTAagaagacttgg tgtgacttttgggataCGACTATTAAAGAGGAACTGAAGAAGATGTTCGCAGCAATTAAGACGAATGGAGGGAACAGCCCTAATGGTGTATGCACCACCTTCGGGGATGAAAATCctgatagtgttgaaagaaaagcttgtaatcatatcacagcaggtttaGACTACATTAAAGGCATTAAAGATAGTGGTAATGGCAACCCACTGCTCGATCGAGCAGTgggttgtattgctcttaacctTTACGCTGATAAAATAATCGAACTGACGAAAACAAattgtcccattgatgaatctaaaataaaagaaatgttcaCTCAATGGAATGCAAGTAAAAATTCGTGTCTGAATAGTGCTAATAATAATGATTGTTTTCAATGCAAGAGGGAAGATACTTATAAAAGTTGCCACCTGAGCGTCGCAGACGCTCTGGTGGAAACATCACAACAAAAGTGCACTTCTAACACCGACAGAAATGAAGTCCAAACTGAATTAAACAAATTCCTCATCGAAAACCAAGACCCATCCCAATCCAAATCCATCTCCCAAGTGAAGGAAACATTATCCACCATAAATGACATGAGTAAGTCTTTCTGTAGTAGAATGcaatgtgcagcaaaacaGTACtacgcaaataaaaaaaatagtgtgCAGCCCAAACCGCCCCTATCATGG
- a CDS encoding SICAvar, type I (fragment) → EDFWNKKVKELWEELAGEMTNSGTNEKAECKDLDNPSSVAACKFLHAGFDALYKTTAGAPPSGGGAADLLKNNPSFRQTMGCFLLHSYAKHMKEKATCLIDDGIQKAFDTAGQGNNAGSGTDIPCKWEKDDSTWEGCLESINIDGAAGTTEKANKKVEEIVKSDTDNIKKMAEEVNKLDLCQRVQCVTDRWRKESKGRTAQTPREWDEVWEEVKGQIPKLGEAFSKATTTDKSNLDQYCSGLQKDSEGKDACLLIAAGLKSLYDIQDPNDAVTASFKRTMQCVLLNAIADKLQDNNFPCKDEKNVEKGIDYAFNNSNNDIKSGSKCNDNDKCFTCPRFTDYAQCQIKTDDSSPTEDTKLKTKVDGMLNDQNGGRKKEMEEIWNQAIKDICKPCTGDKSSSGDLCKQLKCVGKKWGAIRLEGEPSSARLNNDFNWRLGELLVGMKDKTTQNALGTHCNDSTWGDDAHGTANKAACKLVVAGLKHISSIQHEYSTENGKNRKNRNPFDHQDIQQVLSCLWLKRVVKEMKDRSVICDISEGIKKGSRAWKEIKGTHCIKEPCIECNLEDGEMNYDECKIGNDNAHVKPKLQPILQNTDRSPQLTAILKDLNEIETPFCSRLQCIDARARASTNS, encoded by the exons GAAGACTTTTGGAACAAGAAGGTAAAGGAATTATGGGAAGAATTAGCAGGGGAAATGACAAATAGTGGCACAAATGAGAAAGCTGAATGTAAAGATTTGGATAATCCGTCTTCCGTAGcggcatgcaaatttttgcatgccggcttcgACGCACTGTACAAGACGACGGCGGGGGCGCCGCCGTCAGGCGGCGGCGCCGCCGACCTCTTaaagaacaacccatcgtttagacaaacgatgggttgttttttacttcattcatatgcaaaacacatgaaagaaaaagcaacttgTCTTATTGATGATGGTATACAAAAGGCATTTGACACAGCTGGGCAGGGTAACAATGCTGGCAGTGGTACTGATATTCcatgcaaatgggaaaaggatGACAGTACTTGGGAAGGTTGCCTTGAAAGCATTAACATAGACGGCGCAGCTGGCACTACGGAGAAGGCAAATAAGAAAGTGGAAGAAATCGTGAAGAGTGATACCGACAACATAAAGAAAATGGCAGAGGAAGTAAATAAACTAGACTTATGTCAACGTGTCCAATGTGTTACCGACCGATGGAGGAAAGAGAGTAAAGGCAGAACTGCGCAGACACCACGTGAATGG GATGAAGTGTGGGAGGAAGTCAAAGGACAAATCCCCAAACTGGGCGAAGCCTTCTCGAAGGCAACAACTACGGATAAGTCTAACCTTGATCAATACTGCAGTGGTCTGCAGAAGGATAGTGAAGGAAAGGATGCTTGcctccttatagcagcaggattaaaaagtCTCTACGACATCCAAGACCCCAACGATGCCGTTACGGCATCGTTCAAAAGAACGATgcaatgtgttttattaaatgccattGCAGATAAACTACAAGACAACAACTTTCCATGTAAGGATGAGAAGAATGTAGAGAAGGGAATAGATTATGCTTTTAACAACAGTAATAATGATATTAAGAGTGGGAGTAAGTGCAATGATAATGATAAGTGTTTTACGTGTCCGAGGTTTACGGACTATGCCCAATGCCAAATTAAAACAGATGATAGCAGCCCAACGGAAGATACGAAGTTAAAAACCAAAGTAGATGGAATGCTCAACGACCAAAACGgcggaagaaagaaggaaatggaagaaatttGGAACCAAGCTATAAaggacatat gTAAACCGTGTACTGGGGACAAGAGCAGCAGCGGTGACTTGTGTAAGCAGCTGAAGTGTGTAGGAAAGAAGTGGGGAGCAATTAGGCTTGAAGGAGAGCCCAGCTCG GCACGACTAAATAATGACTTTAATTGGAGATTAGGGGAACTCCTGGTTGGCATGAAGGACAAGACAACTCAGAATGCTCTTGGCACTCATTGCAACGACAGTACTTGGGGCGATGACGCCCACGGCACCGCAAACAAAGCTGCTTGCAAGCTCGTTGTGGCAGGGTTAAAGCATATTTCAAGTATTCAGCATGAGTATAGCACGGAGAACGGGAAAAATCGGAAAAACAGAAACCCCTTCGATCACCAAGACATTCAGCAAGTCCTCTCTTGCTTATGGTTAAAGAGGGTCGTTAAGGAAATGAAAGATAGAAGTGTAATCTGTGACATATCCGAAGGGATAAAAAAGGGCTCCAGAGCatggaaagaaattaaaggaaCTCATTGCATAAAGGAACCTTGCATTGAATGCAATTTAGAAGACGGCGAGATGAATTATGATGaatgcaaaattggcaatgACAATGCCCATGTGAAGCCTAAGTTGCAACCAATACTCCAGAATACGGATAGGAGTCCACAACTTACTGCCATATTGAAGGACTTAAATGAAATAGAAACCCCTTTCTGCAGTCGTCTCCAATGTATAGACGCTCGAGCTCGAGCATCCACAAATTCG
- a CDS encoding SICAvar, type I (fragment) has product MTTPSGGLLKKWLEERANVASAGTGSANAEKEAKDITDKLKKDLKEAWNKLQASLTKGEAQEMTDLCSQNRTWSRTTGSTTEEEYKKDLCKAVVELRYFTAGGGTVGVKELNFDKSITEDQWYPRCAVGALALSELYGDHCHLEKVVNEISSTVEEKLKGHRSRGAELDKCTNMKITDLVIAKAFLHDEIKEWTEGKRAGGRANGSWRIGQLWEKKWNPVCPQGRGMAQAKKHYLEENKATVVSFSGIKDEGDPKNDRSSTLADILTKPELTLKEETIEKALTAAFAGGTSVDTNILTQTLEKETQRKR; this is encoded by the exons ATGACAACACCCAGTGGTGGATTGTTAAAGAAGTGGTTGGAGGAGCGTGCTAATGTGGCATCTGCGGGTACGGGGAGTGCGAATGCCGAGAAGGAGGCCAAGGACATTACC GACAAGTTGAAGAAAGATTTGAAGGAAGCATGGAATAAATTGCAAGCGTCCTTGACGAAGGGGGAGGCGCAGGAAATGACAGATCTGTGTTCGCAGAACAGGACATGGTCCAGGACGACAGGGTCCACGACAGAAGAGGAATATAAGAAAGATTTGTGCAAAGCGGTAGTGGAGTTGAGATATTTCACCGCGGGTGGAGGAACGGTAGGCGTGAAAGAATTGAACTTCGATAAGAGCATAACCGAAGATCAGTGGTATCCCCGCTGTGCCGTGGGTGCACTGGCCCTATCTGAACTATACGGGGATCATTGTCATTTGGAGAAAGTCGTAAATGAAATATCATCTACCGTAGAGGAGAAGTTAAAGGGACATAGGAGTAGGGGAGCAGAATTAGATAAATGTACGAACATGAAGATAACCGATTTAGTCATCGCTAAAGCATTTCTGCACGATGAAATCAAGGAATGGACGGAAGGGAAAAGAGCAGGAGGTCGGGCGAACGGAAGCTGGAGAATAGGACAGttgtgggaaaaaaagtggaatcCCGTTTGTCCGCAGGGTAGGGGGATGGCTCAAGCAAAGAAGCATTatttagaagaaaataaggCAACTGTTGTATCGTTTTCCGGAATAAAGGACGAGGGGGACCCTAAAAATGATCGATCGTCCACCTTAGCAGACATACTGACGAAGCCTGAATTAACTCTAAAAGAGGAAACCATAGAGAAAGCACTTACAGCAGCATTCGCGGGTGGAACTTCTGTGGACACAAACATCTTAACGCAGACGTTAGAGAAGGAAACTCAGCGCAAAAGAG
- a CDS encoding SICAvar, type I (fragment), with the protein MAPGGGSGLPGAAGGTTSLLEEWLQKFATDGAQAPVGADPSAKTREIKEKLKEELKSTWENLKSRLEGQEAWEIRGLCFDNKEWTEKANSNSGQYVRDLCTALAEIKYFISGVWMTRKKAPGTGDNVEIEKGMDDAKIYSRCIVGAVALSTIYGDHCKLDDVIRTTEKEVDQKLEAHRSTGAQLNKCKGIDRNALLLGKSILQDEMKNWSQAERQKGMESKGSQGSWKLGKLWYNRVQGVCPQIYKGDGTKVQEQRKGNAEHMRKFLKVGDDRSITSGQATVADVLGDDNMKLSADKLTEVLSKLVGSDGKVDITNMDKLMEQLNKETETTT; encoded by the exons ATGGCACCAGGAGGAGGATCAGGATTGCCGGGTGCCGCTGGTGGTACCACTTCCTTGTTGGAAGAATGGCTACAGAAATTTGCAACAGATGGAGCGCAGGCGCCCGTAGGTGCAGATCCCTCAGCGAAGACCAGAGAAATTAAA GAGAAGTTGAAGGAAGAATTGAAGAGCACATGGGAGAATTTGAAGAGTAGGTTAGAGGGGCAGGAAGCATGGGAAATAAGGGGACTCTGCTTCGATAACAAGGAATGGACGGAAAAGGCGAATTCTAACAGCGGACAGTATGTGAGAGATTTGTGCACGGCTCTTGccgaaataaaatatttcataagtGGGGTCTGGATGACAAGGAAGAAAGCACCGGGGACGGGGGACAACGTGGAGATTGAGAAAGGCATGGATGATGCCAAGATTTACAGTCGCTGCATCGTAGGAGCAGTTGCCCTTTCAACAATTTATGGAGATCATTGTAAATTGGATGATGTTATACGGACGACGGAGAAAGAAGTGGATCAGAAGCTGGAGGCACACAGAAGTACCGGTGCGCAATTGAATAAATGTAAAGGAATAGACCGTAATGCTTTACTTCTAGGTAAATCAATACTTCAGGATGAGATGAAGAATTGGTCACAGGCGGAGAGACAGAAGGGTATGGAGTCCAAAGGGAGTCAAGGATCCTGGAAGTTGGGGAAATTGTGGTATAACAGGGTGCAGGGGGTTTGTCCGCAAATTTATAAAGGGGACGGGACGAAAGTCCAGGAGCAGAGAAAAGGGAATGCGGAACATATGAGAAAATTTTTGAAAGTGGGTGATGACAGGAGCATAACTTCCGGTCAAGCAACCGTGGCGGACGTACTGGGTGACGACAACATGAAATTAAGCGCAGACAAATTAACTGAAGTACTGTCGAAATTAGTGGGTTCTGACGGAAAAGTGGACATCACAAATATGGACAAGTTAATGGAACAGTTAAATAAGGAAACTGAAACAACAACAG